A genome region from Alkalimarinus coralli includes the following:
- the rlmJ gene encoding 23S rRNA (adenine(2030)-N(6))-methyltransferase RlmJ: MIEQKGSGLSDSGNLFDVHKHLVVICILGILKKKTNGFYYIDGHAGAGIHELSEEPLEGRVSVGVQSVMKTHSHKLIEKYVDIARGYSKELPLSKYPGVPMIVRKLMRSGDRMCLIELDTEKYSGLCSAFQSDPQVQVEHGAADRMLKRLPDADSEGLILIDPDYVIDEDHADTANLIIQCCARWSNATMVVSLPVTGCKTRDRYIISILKDAGMKDLIVSEIAFCDSASEPSNTNQHISRILLVNPSSDIQNEIESVLSDMVGALPPSSRAKSVIETA, encoded by the coding sequence ATGATTGAGCAGAAAGGTAGCGGCCTGTCAGATAGTGGTAACTTGTTTGATGTTCATAAGCATCTGGTTGTTATCTGTATTTTGGGAATTTTAAAGAAGAAAACAAACGGCTTTTACTATATTGATGGTCATGCAGGGGCCGGGATTCATGAATTGAGTGAGGAGCCGCTTGAGGGGAGAGTGAGTGTTGGAGTTCAGAGCGTAATGAAAACACATTCCCATAAACTGATTGAGAAATATGTTGATATAGCCAGAGGTTATAGTAAGGAACTGCCTCTATCAAAATACCCAGGCGTTCCTATGATTGTGCGCAAACTGATGCGCTCTGGAGATAGAATGTGCCTCATTGAACTGGATACAGAAAAATATAGCGGCCTTTGTAGTGCTTTTCAGTCAGACCCTCAGGTACAGGTAGAGCATGGGGCTGCTGATCGAATGTTAAAGCGGTTACCTGATGCAGATAGTGAAGGTTTAATCCTGATAGACCCGGACTATGTGATAGATGAAGATCATGCCGATACGGCAAATTTAATTATTCAATGTTGTGCAAGGTGGTCTAACGCGACTATGGTGGTCTCACTTCCTGTAACCGGATGCAAAACAAGAGATCGTTATATTATTTCAATACTTAAAGATGCCGGAATGAAAGATTTGATCGTTAGTGAAATCGCATTCTGTGACTCGGCATCAGAGCCATCAAACACAAATCAACACATATCCCGGATTTTGCTGGTCAACCCATCCAGTGATATACAGAATGAGATTGAATCAGTGCTTTCCGATATGGTGGGGGCTTTGCCTCCTTCATCGAGAGCAAAAAGCGTTATTGAAACAGCCTGA
- a CDS encoding winged helix-turn-helix transcriptional regulator — protein MATSNKAGKKTFVQSEECPIRDVVAQIGDKWSVLILFSLVDGPDRFNSLKSRVEGISQRMLTQTLRDLERDGFVERTVYPQVPVKVEYELTELGRGLAKSVWGLVSWADTHHDEIRAARQNYDKNNQ, from the coding sequence ATGGCTACTAGCAATAAGGCGGGCAAAAAGACATTTGTGCAGAGTGAAGAGTGCCCAATTAGAGATGTCGTTGCACAGATAGGTGATAAGTGGTCGGTATTGATTTTATTTAGTCTTGTCGACGGGCCTGACCGTTTCAACTCTCTGAAATCAAGAGTTGAAGGGATTTCGCAGCGAATGTTGACGCAAACGCTGCGAGACCTGGAAAGGGATGGGTTTGTCGAACGTACTGTTTACCCCCAGGTTCCGGTTAAAGTGGAGTATGAATTGACTGAGTTAGGGAGAGGGTTAGCAAAATCTGTTTGGGGGCTAGTGTCATGGGCTGACACGCATCATGATGAGATTAGGGCGGCGCGTCAGAATTACGATAAAAATAATCAGTAG
- a CDS encoding putative solute-binding protein — MKWLLSQFIAAAMAILLPTSSSASSLKSINMCVFDMLGQNGPTHQILKRYKMEAIKWGAAIEFKSYTDERLAAEAFNSGVCDLVNLPDIRARNYNHFTGSLNAIGAIPTYQHIKIILQTLSTPKAAKYMRQDEYEIVSISPTGGLFTFVRDRNWDTPEKLAGKKITLLDNAPESQYLIKQTGMTPVSSTIANALQKFNNHSVDITGAPAIAYEPMELYKGLEPNGGIISWPLLQTTAQIVARWQNLPEGFGQKSREFTQSGIKDGIENIEKIEQAIPSKYWIGIPNERKDQWSETFRQNRIALKDQGVYHSKALTLFRKVRCKITPEMAECTAPDRE, encoded by the coding sequence ATGAAGTGGTTGCTTTCTCAGTTCATAGCCGCTGCGATGGCGATCCTTCTGCCAACATCAAGCAGTGCAAGCAGCCTTAAATCCATCAATATGTGTGTATTTGATATGTTGGGTCAGAATGGCCCCACGCACCAAATTCTCAAACGCTACAAAATGGAGGCGATAAAGTGGGGTGCAGCAATTGAGTTCAAGTCCTATACCGATGAGCGACTTGCTGCCGAGGCGTTCAACAGCGGTGTCTGTGACTTAGTCAATCTACCCGACATTAGGGCTCGAAATTATAATCATTTTACCGGCTCACTTAACGCAATTGGCGCAATACCCACCTATCAGCATATCAAGATCATTCTACAAACATTAAGTACACCAAAAGCTGCAAAGTATATGCGACAAGACGAATATGAAATTGTGTCGATCTCGCCAACTGGCGGGTTGTTCACGTTCGTTCGAGACCGGAATTGGGATACACCGGAAAAATTAGCAGGTAAAAAAATCACCTTGTTAGATAACGCACCAGAATCCCAATACCTCATAAAACAGACCGGGATGACGCCCGTATCCTCTACTATCGCCAACGCACTGCAAAAGTTTAACAACCACTCTGTTGATATTACCGGAGCACCGGCAATCGCTTACGAACCTATGGAGCTATATAAAGGCCTCGAGCCCAATGGAGGCATTATAAGCTGGCCACTTTTACAGACCACTGCACAAATCGTCGCCCGCTGGCAAAACCTACCGGAAGGCTTTGGGCAAAAATCACGCGAATTTACTCAATCTGGTATTAAAGATGGCATCGAGAACATTGAAAAGATAGAACAGGCCATTCCGAGCAAATACTGGATTGGCATTCCCAATGAACGTAAAGATCAATGGAGTGAGACCTTTCGCCAGAACCGAATCGCGTTGAAAGATCAAGGAGTCTATCACAGTAAAGCGCTCACATTATTTCGAAAAGTACGCTGTAAAATAACGCCAGAAATGGCTGAATGCACAGCGCCTGACAGAGAATAA
- a CDS encoding aldo/keto reductase has product MEYRKLGTTGLDISLIGLGTMTWGWQNTQAEGFEQMDYALDRGVNFFDTAEMYAIPPSAEHFGTTETIIGNWFSARANRDKVILASKITGPGFPWLREGQNRINKENILDAVEGSLKRLQTDYIDLYQLHWPNRGSYHFGKTWGFSPDFDAKAEEDNFLEVLHTLQGLIREGKIRHIGLSNETAWGMSKWLHLSEKHGLPRVASIQNEYSLLCRHFEPDLSEIAIHEECGLLAWSPLARGILSGKYLGGAKPEGARLTLETRPEHRVGEAVDNATQEYIDLANLYDLDPCQMALAFVNSRPFVSSTLIGATTMEQLKSNIDSIDVTLSDEVLEGIEHIRRALPVPF; this is encoded by the coding sequence ATGGAATACCGAAAGTTAGGAACAACGGGGCTAGACATCAGCCTGATTGGCCTTGGAACAATGACATGGGGCTGGCAGAATACTCAAGCTGAAGGCTTTGAGCAAATGGATTATGCATTAGACCGTGGTGTTAACTTTTTTGATACCGCAGAAATGTATGCGATACCGCCAAGTGCCGAGCATTTTGGCACAACTGAGACCATTATCGGGAACTGGTTTTCGGCGCGTGCTAACCGCGACAAGGTGATACTGGCGTCAAAAATTACTGGCCCTGGTTTTCCCTGGTTGAGAGAGGGTCAAAACCGAATAAACAAAGAGAATATACTGGATGCGGTTGAGGGGAGCTTGAAAAGGCTGCAAACGGATTATATTGACCTATACCAACTCCACTGGCCCAATAGAGGTTCGTATCACTTTGGTAAAACATGGGGCTTCTCACCAGATTTTGATGCGAAGGCCGAGGAAGATAACTTTCTGGAGGTTCTGCATACGCTGCAAGGGTTGATTCGAGAGGGCAAAATTCGTCATATCGGGTTATCGAATGAAACCGCATGGGGAATGAGTAAGTGGCTGCATCTGTCAGAGAAGCATGGGCTGCCCAGAGTCGCCTCGATACAAAACGAATACTCGTTACTCTGCAGGCACTTTGAACCAGACCTTAGTGAAATTGCAATACATGAAGAGTGTGGCTTGCTTGCTTGGTCGCCTCTGGCACGAGGAATCTTGAGCGGGAAGTATCTTGGTGGTGCTAAACCTGAAGGCGCACGACTCACCTTGGAGACGAGGCCGGAACATAGAGTAGGAGAGGCAGTCGATAATGCGACACAGGAATATATCGATTTAGCCAATCTTTATGATCTTGACCCTTGTCAGATGGCTTTGGCATTTGTGAATAGTCGCCCTTTCGTTAGTTCTACGTTGATTGGGGCGACGACCATGGAGCAGCTAAAGTCTAACATTGACTCCATTGACGTTACCCTTTCCGATGAAGTCCTTGAAGGAATTGAACATATCAGACGAGCTTTGCCTGTGCCGTTTTAA
- a CDS encoding substrate-binding periplasmic protein, translated as MLAIPSLRKVLRNRLTRYFLLCSLFTTCTLFLPTAFGQPASLLASKSTTKQSLHFATTDWCPYICDDENSPGFIIEYLTKSLAAHNISLEISIFPWSRAIHMAQTGAVDGLATATEVEAPGFLFTEVPTGSYQMCFYSQEFDEFTYSDRASLSNKAIGAIKGYGYGEPIDSMIAMPLEHEKITLLATSNPLYSLIGMLEASRIELFIEDEAVVRHFLNQNAEKYKIRKAGCLDQVPFYTAISPNNDNGILIAEKLSRILASDLAHTYYLNARKRYGLE; from the coding sequence ATGCTTGCTATACCCTCTTTAAGAAAGGTTCTCAGAAACAGGCTCACACGGTACTTCTTATTGTGCAGTCTTTTCACAACCTGCACGTTATTCCTGCCAACAGCTTTCGGACAACCAGCAAGCCTTTTAGCAAGCAAAAGCACAACAAAACAATCTCTTCACTTTGCCACCACGGACTGGTGCCCTTATATTTGCGATGATGAAAACAGCCCCGGATTCATTATCGAATACCTGACCAAATCACTGGCCGCACATAACATATCTTTAGAAATCTCCATTTTTCCGTGGTCACGCGCAATACATATGGCGCAAACAGGGGCTGTAGATGGTTTGGCAACCGCCACAGAGGTTGAAGCGCCCGGCTTTCTTTTTACAGAAGTGCCCACCGGTTCTTATCAGATGTGCTTTTATTCGCAAGAATTCGACGAGTTCACCTACAGTGATCGAGCATCCCTGTCGAATAAGGCTATTGGCGCAATAAAAGGGTATGGCTACGGAGAGCCTATAGACAGCATGATTGCAATGCCTCTAGAACATGAGAAAATCACCCTTTTAGCAACCTCTAACCCTCTATATTCACTAATCGGTATGCTGGAAGCCTCTCGTATAGAGCTGTTTATCGAAGATGAAGCCGTTGTGAGACATTTCTTAAATCAGAACGCTGAAAAGTACAAAATAAGAAAAGCAGGCTGCTTGGACCAAGTTCCTTTTTATACCGCCATTTCGCCCAATAATGACAATGGCATACTTATAGCGGAGAAGCTAAGCAGAATATTAGCATCAGACTTAGCCCATACTTATTACCTAAATGCTAGAAAACGCTATGGTTTGGAGTAG
- a CDS encoding sigma-54-dependent transcriptional regulator, producing MKKSRILLVDDEAAFCELCELWLTQAGYDVVSCGDGAKAHELFKSQPFDLVLHDLSLPPSFRPEEGLQRLPHYNDVPVVVITAHDEKSLALEAIRHGAWDYINKPIDPDLLSVVVQRALNKRQLQLELQTLKEQSISTTDDMGLVGTSPNIINTRNLISRIANTEVPVLIQGPSGTGKELIAKALHKHSQRKTQPFISVHCGAIPSELLESELFGYKKGAFTGADKDRKGLLSMADQGSLFLDEIGEMPPAMQVKLLRVLQEGCYFPVGGREMEHIDIRLISATNRDLPQAVEEGSFRDDLFYRIKGVTIKTQALNERPEDIPLLVRSFIEKAQTANQMVKIEPDAMSWIAQQRWPGNVRELKNTLDSLVALAVDGVITRQEINFLTGNSEPVTNIEGVSHQQTLEAQVNALEIKLITHALTECDNNRTRSAALLGLTRQGLLKKMARYGLK from the coding sequence ATGAAAAAATCTCGAATACTATTGGTTGACGACGAAGCCGCATTCTGCGAACTCTGTGAACTATGGTTAACACAAGCAGGCTACGACGTAGTTAGTTGTGGTGATGGCGCTAAGGCTCATGAACTTTTCAAGTCTCAACCATTTGACCTTGTGCTACATGACCTATCTCTACCTCCCAGCTTCAGACCCGAAGAGGGGCTACAACGTCTGCCCCACTATAACGATGTTCCGGTGGTCGTAATAACCGCTCATGATGAGAAGTCACTGGCACTCGAAGCCATTCGACATGGTGCCTGGGACTACATCAACAAGCCAATTGACCCGGATCTGCTTAGCGTCGTCGTGCAACGTGCGCTCAACAAACGCCAGCTACAACTCGAGCTTCAAACCTTAAAGGAACAAAGCATCTCTACAACAGATGATATGGGCTTAGTTGGCACCAGCCCCAATATCATCAACACTCGCAACCTGATCAGCCGCATTGCCAATACCGAAGTTCCCGTACTCATTCAAGGCCCAAGCGGCACAGGAAAAGAGCTGATTGCCAAGGCCCTGCATAAACATAGTCAACGCAAAACACAGCCTTTTATCTCTGTACACTGTGGCGCAATTCCATCAGAGCTGTTGGAAAGCGAGTTATTTGGATACAAAAAAGGGGCCTTTACAGGAGCCGATAAAGACAGAAAAGGCCTTTTATCGATGGCTGATCAAGGAAGCTTATTTTTGGACGAGATTGGTGAAATGCCGCCCGCCATGCAAGTTAAACTTTTGCGAGTGTTGCAGGAGGGTTGTTACTTCCCTGTCGGGGGCCGCGAAATGGAGCATATCGACATACGCCTGATCAGTGCAACCAATCGTGATTTACCCCAAGCGGTCGAAGAAGGAAGCTTCCGAGACGACCTATTCTACCGAATAAAAGGGGTCACCATAAAAACCCAAGCACTAAATGAGCGACCAGAGGATATCCCTTTATTGGTTCGATCATTTATTGAAAAGGCTCAAACGGCCAACCAGATGGTTAAAATAGAGCCCGACGCCATGTCGTGGATCGCACAACAACGCTGGCCGGGCAACGTGCGCGAGCTCAAAAACACATTAGATAGCCTGGTTGCGCTCGCGGTTGACGGGGTGATAACCCGACAGGAAATAAATTTCTTAACAGGAAATTCAGAGCCCGTTACTAATATAGAAGGCGTTTCTCACCAGCAAACCCTAGAAGCTCAGGTGAATGCTTTAGAGATAAAGCTGATCACTCACGCACTAACTGAGTGTGATAACAACAGAACCCGCTCGGCAGCTCTATTAGGGTTAACAAGGCAAGGGTTACTAAAGAAAATGGCGCGCTACGGGTTGAAGTAG
- a CDS encoding type II toxin-antitoxin system RelB/DinJ family antitoxin: MKTEMLSTRIDHDTKLAFTNVCEDMGLSTSQALKLFAKAVINYGGIPFELKAKTPNTLTASAIDELEAGKGSKAETVEELFNDLDIGSLK; this comes from the coding sequence ATGAAAACTGAAATGCTCAGTACGCGCATAGACCACGACACAAAATTAGCTTTCACTAATGTTTGTGAAGACATGGGGCTTAGCACCTCACAAGCCTTGAAGCTATTTGCAAAAGCTGTGATTAATTATGGTGGAATACCTTTTGAACTTAAAGCTAAAACACCAAATACTTTGACAGCAAGTGCAATTGATGAGCTTGAGGCAGGAAAAGGAAGTAAAGCTGAAACTGTTGAAGAGCTTTTTAACGATTTGGATATTGGCAGCTTAAAATAA
- a CDS encoding TetR family transcriptional regulator — MARNTKENAAKTRQKILISALDVILENGFAKTSLEQIAQSAEVTRGAIYWHFANKPDLFSALLQEWIQPSNELAVTLLIDQEPSLENLKQFMVAWLSHMESNPVSHKLFDIIFFKVEQVGDIKALIDQIHTNANQDRQALQLYLNELFSKGELTKQVDLSLLAISISAFLMGHAQNWLARPDEYSLKQHAKALVNQFFAGYLPVK, encoded by the coding sequence ATGGCTAGAAATACCAAAGAGAATGCAGCAAAGACACGCCAGAAAATCTTGATTTCTGCATTGGATGTCATTCTAGAAAACGGGTTTGCTAAAACGTCATTAGAACAAATTGCGCAAAGTGCCGAGGTCACACGAGGCGCCATCTATTGGCACTTCGCCAACAAGCCCGATCTATTTAGCGCATTGTTACAAGAGTGGATTCAGCCTTCTAACGAGCTTGCAGTGACATTACTGATCGACCAAGAACCTTCTCTCGAAAACCTAAAACAGTTTATGGTTGCCTGGCTGTCGCATATGGAATCAAACCCTGTCTCACATAAGCTTTTTGATATTATTTTCTTCAAGGTTGAACAGGTCGGGGATATTAAAGCGCTCATTGATCAGATCCATACTAACGCCAACCAAGACAGGCAGGCTCTTCAGCTTTACTTGAATGAACTGTTTTCTAAGGGTGAACTAACTAAACAGGTCGACCTTTCATTACTCGCCATTAGCATATCGGCTTTTTTGATGGGACATGCGCAAAATTGGCTGGCCAGACCCGATGAATACTCGCTTAAACAGCATGCGAAGGCGCTGGTGAATCAATTTTTTGCAGGTTACCTACCCGTGAAATAA
- a CDS encoding TRAP transporter large permease subunit, translated as MSIWVKRSQTCGVGLILTLLLFTILAGTGEHAHSQLLKLGHYLWHDYSALRNGTITTACQDDFNIDKRLDSLEMAFNEEQQEFDLLAETFNREDARRSLENQHTLCQQQQQAATLKEQSHSPLLTAFHIFEYGFSSLSLLAINYKHWTLTLVLLIAATIATTHQHHIAFRAISTRQDNLVSSSLQLLGNACVAISCFSYLQNNLTIEMSSIDNELLIALCAGFTFLTGINACQMFTKCRRMTKPGSWSKALLSTPIYTFMILGSAHHFFWVTGQVSGLAIYITQIYQLSGLYLTIGIYIWVGMLLKQSHIGEHLFGILKPWKLPPEYLAVIAIALMALPTAYTGASGIIVIAMGTVIYQELRRAGSRRQLALAVTAMTGSSGVVLRPCLLVIGIATLNKEVVTDELFYWGGRVFVLTLLVFLFYAVITKQKPNSQRHFSDAWPDCTIAIRHFVPYIAIFALLSVLYHIVLNAQLDEFSAPIMLPMILFAIILYERKQSLRNKSLPVSTKNTLTTSSKVFNSVDGASVHIGALLLLMACSYAVGGVFENQSTTLESTSLLNDPSSSLFTVMSLFVITLVIIGMLMDPFGALVLVSGTLAPLAYQQGINPIHFWMTCLVAFELGYLSPPVSLNHLLTRQVVGEQEFILSKREGNTFYYRHERILLPLLVMGTTLLLVAYIPLFFKV; from the coding sequence ATGTCGATATGGGTAAAACGCTCTCAAACATGTGGTGTCGGGCTGATACTCACCCTTCTTCTGTTCACCATTTTAGCCGGAACGGGTGAGCATGCACACTCCCAACTGCTTAAACTCGGTCATTATCTCTGGCACGACTATAGCGCTTTACGAAACGGAACCATTACAACCGCCTGCCAAGATGATTTTAACATCGATAAACGTCTAGACTCGCTCGAAATGGCCTTTAATGAAGAACAACAAGAGTTTGACCTACTTGCCGAAACATTCAACCGAGAAGATGCCAGACGATCCCTTGAGAACCAACACACGCTTTGCCAGCAACAGCAACAAGCGGCAACACTCAAAGAGCAGAGTCACAGCCCTCTACTAACCGCCTTCCATATATTCGAATACGGCTTTTCATCGCTAAGCTTACTGGCGATTAATTACAAACACTGGACGCTTACTCTTGTATTGTTGATTGCAGCTACCATCGCCACCACTCATCAACATCACATCGCTTTTCGCGCCATCTCGACTCGACAAGACAACCTGGTATCTTCATCACTTCAACTTCTAGGCAATGCGTGTGTTGCCATATCCTGCTTTAGTTATCTTCAAAACAACCTAACCATTGAAATGAGCTCTATTGACAATGAGCTGCTTATCGCATTGTGCGCAGGGTTTACATTTCTCACCGGCATTAATGCTTGTCAGATGTTCACCAAGTGCAGGCGAATGACAAAACCGGGTAGTTGGTCTAAAGCGTTGCTATCCACTCCTATTTACACCTTTATGATTTTAGGTTCAGCACATCATTTTTTTTGGGTCACTGGGCAAGTATCCGGGTTGGCTATCTACATCACCCAGATATATCAGCTCTCCGGGCTATATTTAACCATTGGTATTTATATTTGGGTCGGGATGCTACTCAAGCAAAGCCATATTGGAGAGCACTTATTTGGCATACTCAAGCCTTGGAAACTTCCGCCTGAGTATCTAGCCGTTATAGCAATTGCTCTTATGGCCTTGCCCACGGCCTACACCGGTGCCTCAGGTATTATCGTTATTGCAATGGGCACGGTTATATATCAAGAACTCCGACGAGCCGGTAGCCGAAGGCAACTCGCCTTAGCCGTAACCGCAATGACAGGCAGTTCCGGAGTTGTACTGCGGCCTTGTTTGCTGGTGATTGGTATCGCCACGCTTAACAAAGAAGTGGTAACAGATGAACTCTTTTACTGGGGAGGTAGAGTTTTCGTACTCACGCTATTGGTCTTTCTGTTTTATGCCGTAATCACCAAACAAAAACCCAATAGCCAACGCCATTTTTCTGATGCATGGCCAGATTGTACAATCGCCATACGCCACTTTGTCCCGTATATAGCCATTTTTGCATTGCTTTCTGTGCTTTATCATATTGTACTCAATGCTCAATTGGATGAGTTTTCGGCTCCAATCATGCTTCCAATGATTTTATTCGCAATTATTCTCTATGAGAGAAAGCAGAGTCTTCGCAACAAGTCATTACCCGTATCAACCAAGAACACTCTTACTACTTCATCGAAGGTATTTAATTCAGTTGATGGCGCATCTGTACATATCGGCGCGCTACTCCTTCTAATGGCCTGCTCATATGCAGTAGGCGGTGTCTTTGAAAACCAAAGTACTACGCTAGAATCAACAAGTTTGCTAAACGATCCATCGTCATCCCTTTTTACCGTCATGAGTCTGTTTGTGATTACTCTAGTGATCATCGGGATGCTAATGGATCCTTTTGGTGCTCTAGTGCTAGTCTCAGGAACGCTTGCGCCACTAGCCTATCAGCAGGGTATTAATCCCATTCACTTCTGGATGACTTGCCTGGTGGCATTTGAGCTAGGTTATTTAAGCCCGCCAGTATCGCTCAATCATTTACTGACACGACAAGTCGTAGGCGAACAGGAGTTTATTCTCTCAAAGCGGGAAGGCAATACTTTTTACTATCGCCATGAACGGATCTTGCTTCCACTATTGGTAATGGGCACGACGCTATTATTAGTCGCCTATATACCTCTATTTTTTAAGGTATAA
- a CDS encoding nucleotidyltransferase domain-containing protein has protein sequence MRVLCLDIMQALDEFTPRLIGSVSTGRIRKNSDIDLHVFVDEIEILETKLDKLGWAYTEDSITINKNGKMVSYTHIYIDMQFPVELSVYPRRELRVRSRSSTDGKPILRVSSSALLQLILDEHGEAWSQHIKQE, from the coding sequence ATGAGAGTTCTGTGCCTCGATATCATGCAAGCACTGGATGAGTTTACGCCAAGGCTTATTGGATCGGTAAGCACCGGAAGGATTAGGAAAAACAGTGATATAGACCTACATGTATTTGTGGATGAAATCGAAATTTTAGAAACAAAACTTGATAAGCTTGGATGGGCCTATACCGAGGACAGCATAACCATTAACAAGAACGGCAAGATGGTGAGCTACACCCATATATACATCGACATGCAGTTCCCTGTGGAGCTCTCGGTATACCCGCGAAGGGAGTTGAGAGTCAGATCAAGAAGCAGTACTGACGGCAAGCCCATTCTGCGCGTTAGCTCAAGCGCCTTATTACAGCTCATACTAGACGAACACGGCGAAGCATGGAGTCAACACATCAAGCAAGAATAA
- a CDS encoding alpha/beta fold hydrolase yields MTHDLLNSALENYASDKPEPEIDLFSPKYVKVGAFNIRYVRYEKENAPTLVLLNGLPQSIRMWESAWGTLCNHFNILAFDIPGFGLSKAQESDMSPRKLSRVVIQVLDHFGISKAHLIGPDVGAPIALATAIEHPDRLESINIFDGPGSYPPKMSPILNAVIKFGLVRWIAKGLNKKSVMETNFKTAVKDGYHHYRPTKRAIKEYYDIAFNEQAHRCAITFFGTYPKDLSWIQERLSKIRIPTLITWGQLDPFVFASNADYLSKQIPSNKLVVFENASHFSSEDAGEEYLDVITNWCLREYKQV; encoded by the coding sequence ATGACTCACGACCTACTCAATAGCGCGCTAGAAAACTATGCGTCGGACAAGCCTGAACCGGAAATTGACCTTTTCTCACCAAAGTATGTAAAAGTTGGAGCATTCAATATTCGCTATGTTCGTTATGAGAAAGAGAACGCACCAACGTTAGTATTGCTCAATGGCTTACCTCAAAGCATAAGAATGTGGGAAAGCGCATGGGGCACACTCTGTAACCACTTCAACATTCTCGCATTCGACATTCCAGGGTTTGGTTTATCCAAAGCGCAAGAAAGCGATATGTCTCCCAGAAAGCTTAGCCGAGTAGTCATTCAGGTGCTTGATCATTTTGGCATTTCGAAAGCCCATCTTATTGGGCCGGATGTTGGCGCGCCGATTGCTCTCGCTACGGCAATTGAGCACCCTGACCGCCTGGAAAGCATTAATATATTTGATGGGCCAGGTAGTTACCCACCCAAAATGTCTCCAATCCTTAATGCTGTCATTAAGTTTGGCCTTGTTCGATGGATCGCGAAAGGGCTAAACAAAAAATCTGTCATGGAAACAAATTTTAAAACGGCCGTTAAAGATGGCTACCACCATTATCGCCCCACCAAACGAGCCATTAAAGAATACTATGATATTGCTTTTAATGAGCAGGCCCATCGGTGTGCCATCACGTTCTTTGGCACCTACCCTAAAGACCTCTCCTGGATACAAGAACGATTATCCAAGATTCGCATTCCAACGCTCATTACCTGGGGTCAGCTTGACCCCTTCGTATTTGCCAGCAACGCGGACTATTTATCAAAACAGATTCCATCAAATAAGCTTGTGGTTTTCGAGAACGCATCCCACTTTTCATCAGAAGATGCCGGAGAGGAGTATTTAGATGTCATAACCAATTGGTGCCTGCGCGAATATAAGCAAGTATAA